From Chryseobacterium joostei, the proteins below share one genomic window:
- a CDS encoding efflux RND transporter periplasmic adaptor subunit: MQFKKISIYSLSLALILSSCSGKKEEEKTVYENTKFTKGAENTVHLTEKQIQSVGLTTTSIQNRNMEKLVRLNGKAEIAPSHISSVSSIMGGHIKSINVINGSHFSKGQVLAVVEDPQFIQLQQDYLVTKAQLEAARLNFNRQKDLNTSKASSDKTMQTAQADYSTQNATLKGLEEKLRIIGINAKGLNTGNIRSKINIYAPFSGFVSKILVNNGQYINPADTLFELINPAGLLLELKIFENDVNDIKVGQEILVYNNQKPDLKSNAKIVSVVPSIENGGSATAVAKLSSVNSEFVKGMYINAEVNISSRYTQGLPNEAVVSFENKNYVFEDLGKSKYKMIPVVTGISDDQFTEIVKADFLKDKKIVQKGAYSLLMMLKNKAE; this comes from the coding sequence ATGCAATTCAAAAAAATATCAATATACAGCCTTTCCTTAGCCCTTATTTTATCTTCATGCTCAGGAAAAAAGGAAGAGGAAAAAACTGTTTACGAGAACACAAAATTTACCAAAGGGGCTGAAAATACGGTACACCTTACAGAAAAGCAAATTCAGTCTGTAGGCTTAACTACCACTTCCATCCAAAACAGAAATATGGAAAAACTGGTACGTCTGAACGGAAAAGCAGAGATTGCCCCTTCCCACATCAGCTCGGTTTCAAGCATTATGGGCGGGCATATCAAATCCATCAATGTGATCAATGGAAGCCATTTCAGTAAAGGACAGGTATTGGCCGTTGTAGAAGATCCACAATTCATACAACTTCAACAGGATTATCTGGTAACCAAGGCACAGCTAGAAGCAGCAAGACTGAACTTCAACCGTCAAAAGGATCTTAACACAAGCAAAGCAAGCAGTGATAAAACCATGCAAACCGCTCAGGCAGACTATTCTACCCAGAATGCTACCCTAAAAGGTCTTGAAGAAAAGCTCCGAATTATAGGGATAAACGCCAAAGGATTAAACACTGGAAATATTAGGAGTAAAATCAATATTTATGCACCGTTCAGTGGTTTTGTAAGCAAAATTTTGGTGAATAACGGGCAATATATCAACCCTGCAGATACCTTATTTGAGTTGATTAATCCAGCCGGATTGCTTTTAGAATTAAAGATTTTCGAAAACGATGTGAATGATATAAAAGTTGGACAGGAGATTTTGGTTTACAATAATCAGAAACCTGACCTGAAATCTAATGCTAAAATTGTAAGCGTGGTTCCAAGTATTGAAAACGGAGGTTCTGCAACGGCTGTCGCTAAATTATCGTCTGTCAATTCAGAATTTGTAAAAGGAATGTACATCAATGCAGAAGTTAATATCAGCAGTAGATACACCCAAGGACTTCCCAATGAAGCCGTGGTTTCCTTTGAAAATAAAAATTATGTTTTTGAAGATCTTGGAAAATCAAAGTATAAAATGATTCCTGTGGTTACCGGAATTTCAGATGATCAGTTTACAGAAATCGTAAAGGCAGATTTTTTAAAGGATAAAAAAATTGTACAGAAAGGAGCCTACAGCTTGTTGATGATGCTTAAGAACAAAGCAGAGTAG
- a CDS encoding AraC family transcriptional regulator gives MNANDSIKVDELNKPYFVWFEENWIHDDVLHQHKKGQLVYVESGFQYITIEEKIYLLPQNHAVWIPSNVIHKTNSHSEKIKLMIMFADTDNKNSFYDEVNVFFVPPVLREMIKYAEKWSQLLKKDPDETIFLKALFNELPHFVEHSLKLHICLPKDKRLTKIIEHFHNHYNREVIIENLGDMALLSSRTLERIFKKETGLTLSKYQQMLRIIKSLELLSSGNLTISEIAYEVGYKSVQSYTRSFLSVMQFRPTDFIKNINTNSVKVTY, from the coding sequence TGCCAACGACAGTATAAAAGTAGATGAACTGAATAAGCCTTATTTTGTATGGTTTGAAGAAAACTGGATTCATGATGATGTTCTTCATCAGCATAAGAAAGGCCAGTTGGTTTATGTGGAAAGTGGCTTTCAGTATATCACCATTGAAGAAAAAATCTACCTTCTTCCTCAAAATCATGCAGTTTGGATACCCTCGAATGTCATTCATAAAACCAATTCTCATTCTGAAAAGATCAAACTCATGATCATGTTTGCAGACACGGATAACAAGAATTCCTTTTATGATGAGGTGAATGTCTTTTTTGTTCCTCCTGTTCTAAGGGAAATGATAAAATATGCAGAAAAATGGTCCCAGCTCCTTAAAAAAGATCCCGATGAAACAATATTTTTAAAGGCACTCTTCAATGAACTTCCTCATTTTGTAGAGCATTCCCTAAAGCTTCACATTTGCCTTCCAAAGGATAAGCGTCTCACCAAGATTATTGAACACTTTCATAATCATTACAATAGAGAGGTTATCATAGAAAATCTGGGGGATATGGCTTTATTATCTTCTCGTACCCTGGAACGTATTTTTAAGAAAGAAACCGGACTGACATTGAGTAAATACCAACAAATGCTTCGCATTATAAAAAGTCTGGAACTTCTCAGTTCAGGGAACCTTACCATTTCAGAGATCGCCTATGAAGTAGGGTACAAGAGTGTACAATCATACACCAGAAGCTTTCTTTCGGTTATGCAATTCAGACCTACAGACTTCATTAAAAATATTAACACAAATTCAGTAAAAGTGACTTATTAA
- a CDS encoding CusA/CzcA family heavy metal efflux RND transporter: MLNKIIEFSVKNKLIIALFTIGLVLLGVYETTKLPIDAQPDITNNQVQIITTAPSYGAADIERLVTFPIEQSTSNISGITELRSLSRFGLSLVTVVFDDKTDVYWARQQVQERLQLVQDNIPAGIGKPELGPISTGLGEIFQYVVRAKKGYENVYDETELRTIQDWVVRRQLLGTKGVADVSSFGGKLKQYEIAINPNKLQAFNININDVFSALEKNNQNTGGAYIEKKETVLFIRSEGLLGSTEDIGSIQVAETREGIPVHIKDVASVKIGYATRYGAMTYNDTGEVSGAIVLMLKGENANEVITNIKQRLEKIQESLPEGVVIEPFLDRAKMVNNTISTVKTNLMEGALIVVFILVLFLGNFRAGLLVASVIPLAMLFAIIMMNIFGVGGNLMSLGALDFGLIVDGAVIIVEAVLHQLAHKKHFGKDNMLSKNEMNEQVSSSATKMVNSAVFGQIIILIVYLPIFTLQGIEGKMFKPMAQTVAFALIGAFILSLTYIPMMSSLVLSRKKKEKDNISDKVMTKVEIGHQKFLMKALKYQKTIILGVLILFAGAVFTLSRMGGEFIPSLEEGDFAVEMRILQGSNINETKKVTTQASSILLKQFPEIQKIVVKIGSAEIPTEPMPMDAGDMIIVLKPKKEWTSASSFPELSEKMSKALSVIPGLTTSFQFPVQMRFNELMTGARQDIVCKIYGEDLDSLTTYAKKLGSVINSVKGAQDLYIEPVVGAPQVVIDYNRSELSRYNISVAEINRVINMAFAGQTAGALYEGEKKFDIVVRMDNEHKKDITSIQNLLVPTASGEQVPLSQLAKVELKNSPNQIQREDTKRRIIVGFNAKGRDVQTIVEELQQKVNKNIKFSPGYTVSYGGTFENLNEAKARLGIAVPISLVMIFLLLFFAFGSIKHSLLIYTAIPLSAIGGVYFLALRGMPFSISAGVGFIALFGVAVLNGIVLISEFNRLKNNGITNTSRIVLMGTRIRLRPVLMTAFVASLGFLPMAISNGAGAEVQRPLATVVIGGLMLATLLTLFVLPILYVLFEHINKDKMKFSKKINYKKLSVFLLLVSFGSLQAQENITFEQALEKAIQQNGTLKSSKLISDYQEKLKAGYLDLPQLEVTGAIGQIQGEETDNSFGISQKFSFPTVYSKRKQMLDAEWTASVINQNLTKTQLTKEVTDVFYRILVLQEKKKVLEYISQLYSNFANKASLRLKKGEANILEESTAEIQKEQMQVQLNSLENDLNIAKLQLQLLLQSENAYQPVADKAVMDVGLQLSEEMIKQHPQLQYLQQQIKIGEAEVQLEKSRLLPELMVGYTNQSMKNINNNRFNSVQVGVGIPLFTKGQRAMAKAAQAKIAISENEYQRKEIELKNRLRQQISNYLNQQKIIGNYEQKQLPKSETILKTAQKQMDVGEIDYLNWVILVNQAVKTKADYIDSLEKLNQIGAELNFLISK, from the coding sequence ATGTTAAACAAAATCATTGAGTTTTCGGTAAAGAATAAGCTCATCATTGCTCTGTTCACCATAGGACTTGTCCTTCTCGGAGTCTATGAAACTACTAAACTTCCCATTGACGCACAACCTGACATCACCAATAATCAGGTCCAGATTATCACTACAGCACCATCTTACGGAGCCGCAGATATAGAGCGTCTTGTCACATTCCCCATTGAGCAGTCTACCAGTAATATCAGTGGTATTACAGAACTTCGAAGTCTTTCAAGATTTGGGCTTTCATTGGTAACTGTTGTTTTTGATGATAAAACAGATGTGTATTGGGCCAGACAGCAGGTTCAGGAGCGTTTACAGCTTGTACAGGACAATATTCCTGCAGGAATTGGGAAACCGGAGCTTGGACCTATTTCCACCGGACTGGGAGAGATCTTCCAATATGTGGTAAGAGCAAAAAAGGGCTATGAAAACGTGTATGACGAAACAGAGCTCAGAACCATTCAGGATTGGGTGGTAAGACGTCAGTTACTAGGAACCAAGGGAGTGGCTGATGTCAGCAGTTTCGGAGGAAAGCTGAAGCAATATGAAATAGCCATCAATCCCAATAAACTTCAGGCATTCAACATCAATATCAATGATGTATTTTCCGCTCTGGAAAAAAATAACCAGAATACCGGAGGTGCTTATATTGAGAAAAAAGAAACCGTTCTTTTTATAAGAAGTGAGGGTCTTTTGGGAAGTACGGAAGATATCGGAAGCATTCAGGTGGCAGAAACAAGGGAAGGAATTCCGGTTCACATAAAAGATGTGGCATCCGTAAAGATAGGATATGCAACAAGATATGGTGCTATGACTTATAATGATACCGGAGAGGTATCGGGAGCAATTGTTTTAATGCTTAAAGGTGAAAATGCCAACGAAGTTATTACCAATATCAAGCAGAGACTGGAAAAAATTCAGGAATCCCTGCCTGAGGGTGTTGTTATTGAACCTTTCCTTGACCGTGCTAAAATGGTGAATAATACCATCAGTACTGTAAAGACAAACCTGATGGAAGGTGCATTAATTGTAGTTTTCATTTTGGTTTTATTTTTAGGAAACTTCAGAGCCGGACTATTGGTTGCCTCTGTTATTCCTTTAGCCATGCTATTTGCCATTATCATGATGAACATCTTTGGAGTTGGCGGTAACCTGATGAGTCTCGGAGCCCTGGATTTTGGTCTTATTGTGGATGGCGCAGTGATTATCGTTGAAGCCGTTCTTCATCAGCTCGCCCACAAAAAACACTTCGGAAAAGATAATATGCTGAGCAAAAATGAGATGAACGAGCAAGTTTCAAGCTCTGCCACTAAAATGGTAAACAGTGCTGTTTTTGGTCAGATCATTATCCTGATTGTGTATCTTCCGATTTTTACGCTTCAGGGAATTGAGGGAAAAATGTTCAAACCTATGGCCCAAACTGTAGCTTTTGCCTTAATTGGTGCATTTATCCTTTCACTTACCTATATCCCTATGATGAGTTCCCTGGTATTAAGCCGAAAGAAAAAGGAAAAAGATAACATTTCTGACAAAGTAATGACCAAGGTAGAAATAGGACATCAAAAGTTTCTGATGAAAGCTCTTAAATACCAAAAAACAATCATTCTTGGAGTATTAATCCTTTTTGCAGGGGCCGTTTTTACTCTTTCCAGAATGGGCGGAGAGTTCATACCCTCACTGGAAGAAGGTGATTTTGCTGTGGAAATGAGAATTCTTCAGGGAAGTAATATTAATGAGACTAAAAAAGTAACCACTCAGGCTTCAAGCATTCTTTTAAAACAATTTCCCGAAATACAGAAAATCGTTGTAAAGATTGGAAGTGCCGAAATTCCTACAGAACCAATGCCAATGGATGCTGGGGATATGATTATTGTTTTAAAACCTAAAAAAGAATGGACTTCCGCATCATCATTTCCGGAGCTGTCTGAAAAGATGAGTAAAGCATTAAGTGTTATTCCGGGACTAACAACCAGTTTTCAGTTTCCTGTACAGATGCGTTTCAATGAATTGATGACCGGAGCCAGACAGGATATAGTCTGTAAAATCTATGGTGAAGATCTTGACAGTCTTACCACCTACGCAAAAAAACTGGGAAGTGTTATCAATTCAGTAAAAGGTGCTCAGGACCTTTATATAGAACCCGTTGTAGGGGCTCCACAGGTGGTCATTGACTATAACCGTTCAGAATTATCACGATACAACATTTCTGTAGCAGAAATCAATAGGGTTATCAATATGGCTTTTGCAGGGCAAACTGCGGGAGCTTTATATGAGGGAGAGAAAAAATTCGACATTGTTGTCCGTATGGATAATGAACATAAAAAAGATATTACAAGCATTCAGAACTTGTTGGTTCCTACAGCTTCGGGTGAACAGGTTCCATTATCTCAGCTGGCTAAGGTAGAACTTAAAAACAGTCCGAACCAGATTCAGAGGGAAGATACCAAAAGAAGAATCATTGTTGGTTTCAACGCAAAAGGAAGAGATGTACAGACTATTGTGGAAGAGCTTCAGCAAAAAGTAAATAAAAATATTAAGTTCTCACCTGGATATACTGTTTCCTACGGTGGAACCTTTGAAAATTTAAATGAAGCTAAAGCAAGACTGGGAATCGCAGTTCCTATTTCTTTGGTGATGATTTTCCTGTTGCTGTTCTTCGCGTTTGGCTCCATAAAACACAGCTTATTAATCTATACTGCAATTCCGTTGTCAGCAATCGGAGGTGTATATTTTCTTGCTTTAAGAGGAATGCCTTTCAGCATCAGTGCAGGGGTTGGGTTCATAGCCTTATTTGGAGTTGCCGTATTGAATGGAATTGTTTTGATATCAGAATTTAACCGATTGAAAAACAACGGAATAACCAACACCAGCAGAATTGTACTCATGGGAACAAGAATCAGGCTTCGTCCGGTCTTAATGACTGCTTTTGTAGCTTCTTTAGGCTTTCTTCCTATGGCGATAAGTAACGGAGCGGGAGCAGAGGTGCAGAGACCTTTGGCGACGGTAGTTATTGGCGGGCTGATGCTGGCAACACTTTTAACCTTATTTGTACTTCCTATTCTCTACGTCCTATTTGAACATATTAATAAAGATAAAATGAAATTCTCTAAAAAAATAAACTATAAAAAGTTATCAGTTTTCTTGCTATTGGTTTCTTTCGGAAGTCTTCAGGCTCAGGAAAACATCACTTTTGAACAAGCTCTGGAAAAAGCAATTCAGCAAAACGGAACCCTTAAAAGTTCAAAATTAATCTCAGATTATCAGGAAAAATTAAAGGCCGGCTATCTTGATCTTCCTCAACTGGAAGTTACCGGCGCAATTGGACAGATTCAGGGAGAAGAAACAGACAACTCATTCGGAATCTCCCAGAAGTTTAGTTTTCCGACAGTTTATTCAAAAAGAAAACAGATGCTGGATGCAGAATGGACAGCGAGTGTTATTAATCAAAACCTTACAAAAACACAGCTTACCAAAGAGGTTACAGATGTTTTTTATAGAATTTTAGTACTACAAGAGAAGAAAAAAGTATTGGAATATATCAGCCAGCTGTACAGCAATTTTGCCAATAAAGCCAGTTTAAGATTGAAAAAAGGTGAAGCCAATATTTTGGAGGAATCAACTGCAGAAATTCAAAAGGAACAAATGCAGGTACAGCTAAACTCTCTTGAAAATGACCTGAATATAGCCAAATTACAGCTTCAGCTACTTCTTCAATCTGAAAATGCCTACCAACCCGTTGCAGATAAGGCTGTAATGGATGTAGGACTTCAACTTTCTGAAGAAATGATTAAGCAACATCCTCAGCTTCAATATTTGCAACAACAGATCAAAATAGGAGAGGCGGAAGTACAACTTGAAAAAAGCAGACTTCTTCCTGAACTTATGGTAGGGTATACCAACCAAAGCATGAAAAACATTAATAACAACCGTTTTAATTCTGTTCAGGTCGGAGTAGGTATTCCTTTATTCACAAAAGGACAAAGAGCTATGGCAAAAGCAGCACAGGCAAAAATTGCAATCTCTGAAAACGAATACCAAAGAAAGGAAATTGAACTTAAAAACAGATTGAGACAACAAATCAGCAACTATCTGAATCAACAGAAAATCATTGGAAATTACGAACAAAAACAGCTTCCAAAATCTGAAACCATCCTGAAAACAGCTCAAAAACAAATGGATGTAGGAGAAATTGATTATCTGAACTGGGTAATATTGGTGAATCAGGCTGTAAAAACCAAGGCCGATTACATTGACAGCCTTGAAAAGCTTAATCAGATTGGAGCAGAACTTAATTTCTTAATTTCAAAATAA